From the Thermococcus sp. genome, the window CAGGGAGCACTACTGGGAATACCTCGACAAGAACGACTTTGAGAGAAAGAAACGAAGAGTTCTTGAAAGGCTGGAAGAGGAAGGGCTATGACCGGGGGAAAGAGAATAAGCATTGTCGTACCCGCGTACAATGAAGAAAAGCGGCTTCCGGAGGTCCTCAAGCGGGTACCTGATTTCGTCGATGAGTTAATCGTTGTCGACGACGGCAGCACGGACGGAACTTACAGTACTGCCCTTAAGATGGCGGAGGAGGATCCGCGTGTGGTGCCGATCAGGCTTGAGGAGAACTGTGGTAAAGGTTGTGCCATGAGGGAGGGAATTAAACACGCAAGGGGAGACGTGGTAGTGTTCATGGATGCCGACGGACAGCACCTCCCGGAGGAGATAGGTAAACTCGTGGGACCAATAGTGCAGGGAGAAGCGGACGTTGTTATCGGGGCACGGAGGCTTGAGGTACAGGGAAAGCGACCCATCCACCGACGGCTCAGCAACATGATCACCACACGGTTGCTCAGACTGAAGCTTGGAACGTACGTGTACGACACTCAAAGCGGTTTCCGGGCATACCGAAGGGAATTCCTACCTAGAATAGAGAGCAGCAGGTATGAGGTCGAGAGTGAGATGCTGATAAAAGCTGTCAAAATGGGGGCCCGCATAAGGGAAGTACCCGTGAGCATGGTATACGGGGTTGAAACCGGCCATTTCAAGGTTGAGGATGTTTTCAGATTCTTGTACGCCCTCATCAAGTTCTGAGTCGCTTTTCATCTTTACAGCGCCCACGATCCCTGACACCGGGAGTGAAGAGGTGATGAAACTGCCCCGTACCCCTTACCCCACCACTTCCTCTTAAAAAATCCCCGGAAAATCATTAGAACTTCTACAAATCCCTATAGTCACAGAAATCCGGGTAAATTCCCCCTCTCTTGGAGTTTGTTCAATTTAATGGACATGTTACAGATTATGAAGATATAAGTAATAAAAAACAATAAAATTAAGACTTAAAGTCACAAGATTTAAATACAGTGATAACAAGATTACAATGGGGGGGTAGGGATGGCAGCGACAACCACTAGGGTCCTTAAGACAAAGAAAGCAGAGGTGTTTGGGTTCACGATTCTACTCATCGGGGCTATTCTCATATCCACCATATTATTGGGGGCTTCATACAGCTCCCAGAGGAAAATCGTGATACCCCCAGGAGGATACTACGTGTACAAACTAAGCGGACACGAATGGAGTATGATACAATTCTCCATGAGGTCGAATGAGCCGGTGACCGTATGCATCACAGACGAGACGGGATTTAGAATACTAAAATCCGGCGACGGGGCCCTGTGTTTATTCAAAGTAGACGGTGCCACTCGTATAGATAAAGTCTGGAGGTTTCCCAAGAACGGTCCAATGTACATGGTGATAATCCCAGACTCAAAAGAGGACCCCGTTTCAATCTCCCTCCGTGTGAAGGGCGGGCTGATTCTGTGGTGAGCTGCAATGGGGGGATAGTCCACGAGGGCTTCTTCCGAAGTAAGGGATTTGAGAAAGGGACGAAGATTGTGGAGCCGGGAGCGGGATTTGAACCCGCGACCTGCGGATTACGAGTCCGCCGCCCTGCCGAGCTAGGCTACCCCGGCACGACCGATGCATTGGAGGTAGGCTAGGTTTATAAGTTTTTCCCGGCCTTCAAACCTAAGGTTTAGGGGTGTGGATGGCGAGAAGTAGCACCGATAGGCCCACAAGGAGCCCAACCACCGTCACCCGCTGGATGTGAGAAACCCCCATCTCCCTGATGCTCTCCGGTACTTTAAGCGTGTGTCCACTGGTGACTTTCACGATGATGAAAGCAAGCAGGATACCCGCCACTGCGTCGTATACCCAGTGATGCCCCAAGAGAACCGTCGCAAAGGGTATCATCAGGTTCAACAGAATCAGGAATTTTGCCCAAATTTTATCCCTGTGGTGCCATATAGTCAGCAGATTTATCATCGCAACGGTGTTGTGAAGTGAGGGAAAGACGAACTCCTGCCGGGTGAGGTAGGTGTTGTCCAGGTAGAATCCGGGGATGTGATAGACGTAGTGGGGGGCATAAACGTGGAAGATTGAGTAGATCAACCCGCATGAAACATAGGCCAGCAGGTACCTCACGGCAAGCTCATCGGATGCCTTTAAGTCCCTCCAGTAAATCAGCATGAAAAAGACGGTGAGGGCTATCGAACCCGTGAAACCGATGTAGTACGTTACCCTCAGGGTGATGTAGAGGGGAGGAATGGAGTGGGTGAACCGTACCACGGAGAGGACAAAGGACTTCGAGGTGAGCGGCAACCTCAGGAGCTCCTGGGTTACGTTCCTGCTGTGGTTTTGGATGAGCCCGTAGGCGACGGTAAACGCGATCCATCCAAGGTACAGTAGAAGAAGGACGTTCAAACGGACCAATACCTCTTTGTCGTTAAGCGAGGACTTCACCACCCGAGCAGTGCTGGCAAGCACGTCCTTCACCCTTCCCGCCATTTCTGATCAACCGCTCCAACTTATCGAAGGTTATATTTAAACTTTTCTGAGTTGTACTGTGACATGTCAACAATTTTAACGGGCTTCATCTATCCGATTAGCCCTTGTTCACAACCTTTTTATGGGTTCCGGTGTAACGTCCCCCGGTGAGTGAAATGGAAGCAGTTGTCCCCAACTTTGGGAGAATCTCATTTAAGAATGTACTTTTTGACCTCAACGGCACTCTGGGGGAAGAAGGGCATTTAGAGGGGGAGGTTAGACGTCTCATTGAAAGGCTCGCGGATAAATACACGGTCGTCGTTCTGAGCGCGGACACCTTTGGAACGCTGGAGGAGGAGTTTAAAGGACTTCCCGTGAGGATTGAGAGGGTTTCCAGCGGCACTGAGAAAGCCATGATAGCCGAGGGCTACAAACCCTACGCCGCGGTCGGAAACGGCAACAACGACGTGGCCATGCTCGAAGGTGCAGAGCTTGCTTTCTGTGTGATAGGGCCGGAGGGAGCGAGCATAGATGCTCTCCTGGCGAGCGACGTAGTGGTGAGGGACGTTAAGGACGCCATAGGCATGCTCCTCGATGAGAAGAAGCTCACAGCGACCCTGAGAGGGTGAACTATGGACTACAGAACGCTGAAGGGTATCGGAACGGCGGAGCTGGTGATCAAGAAGTCCGTCTTCATAGGCTACGCCTTGCCAGCGAAGACGGAAGAAGAGGCCAAGGCCTTCATCTCAAAAATCAAGGCCCACCACAGCGATGCAACGCACAACGTCTCCGCATACCTCATCAACGACGGAAAGAACTTTGCGGTTCGCTACGATGACGACGGCGAGCCCAAAGGCTCTGCCGGAAAACCGGTTCTCAAGGTAATCCAGAATAAAGGTCTCAGTAACGTTGTGGTCGTCGTTACCCGCTACTTCGGTGGCATACAACTCGGCTACGGGGGTCTGATTAAGGCGTACAGCGATGCGGCCAGTTTGGCCATTGAGAACGCGGGTATAGTCGAGGTTTACGAGACGGAGCGCTTCCAGGTTGCATTACCCTACAGCCTCTTTCACCCCGTCAGAGAGACCGTTGAGAATTCCGGCGGGAGGGTCGTTGGGGAAGAGTACGGCGAGCTGGTAACCTTCACCGTCGAGACGAGAAAGGGGGAGGCGGAAAAGCTGATGGAGCTTTTGACGGAGAGGACGAGAGGGAGGGTTAGACTAAGGTCCCTCTTCATGAGCTCGTTTGAGGGCAACCTTTAAATTTACACGGTATGTAATTTACATGGGGTGTAAATTACATGGGGTGTAAAAACTTCTTCCGAACCAGACCGGTGATGGAGGAGGAATGTCTCTGGGGAGAGGGCCACAGAAAGACCGTTGAGAGCCTTCTCAGAGCAGTTCTCCGGGGCAATGCTGCGGTTCTTCTCGGTCCGAGAAGAGTTGGAAAAACGAGTGTGGTCAGTGTGATGGCAGAAAAGCTACGGAGAAAAAGGGGACACCACTACGTCTATTTCAACTTCTCCCGATTCCTCGGGTCGAAGGCGATTTCAATATCGGATATAGAACCCAAGAGAACATCGCTGAAGATGATAACGACGAGCAAGAGCTATACACTATCTCTCAGGGGCCTCAGCGTGGAGGTGAGAAAAACGAGCATCGAGGAGTTCAGCAGGGACTTTTCAAGGCTGGTCAGGGTATTGTCTGAGAACGCCAGGCTGGGTGTTTTGATATTCGACGAAGCCCAGGTCTTAGCGAGACTGAAGAACCTCGACTTTAGAGGGCTTTTGCAGGAGATAACGGACAGCTATCCGAACATCTCCCTCGTTTTCACAGGTTCAATGCCGGGCATGCTGGTTGAATACCTGAATCCAAGCGCCGAAAGGCCCAACTTCATGCGCTCGGCGGAAATCTTTACCCTTCCAAGGTGGAGCATCAGTGAGGGAAAGGGCTACCTCATGGAGGGGTTCAGAAGTTACGGAATAAGCCGGGTGAACGAGCTGGAGCTCTCAAGAGCCGTTGAAGAGCTGGGGGGAGTTCCGGGATTTGTCTCCCACTATGGCATCACGGTCGTCAACTTCGTGAGGGATGGAAAAAGCCCGGAAGAAGCTCTTCCAATGGCACTTATGGAAAGCAGGAGGTATGCGCTTGAGGAATGGCGGAAGGATATAGAGGCCTTTCTGAACGTCTACAACAGTACGGTTTACATGGGGATCCTCAGAGTCCTTGCCGGGGCTTATCCCAGCGCCCTCAGGGGGGCCGAAATCTACAGGAGGCTTCAATCCATAGGTCTTGCTCCTAC encodes:
- a CDS encoding glycosyltransferase family 2 protein, which translates into the protein MTGGKRISIVVPAYNEEKRLPEVLKRVPDFVDELIVVDDGSTDGTYSTALKMAEEDPRVVPIRLEENCGKGCAMREGIKHARGDVVVFMDADGQHLPEEIGKLVGPIVQGEADVVIGARRLEVQGKRPIHRRLSNMITTRLLRLKLGTYVYDTQSGFRAYRREFLPRIESSRYEVESEMLIKAVKMGARIREVPVSMVYGVETGHFKVEDVFRFLYALIKF
- a CDS encoding phosphatase PAP2 family protein — encoded protein: MAGRVKDVLASTARVVKSSLNDKEVLVRLNVLLLLYLGWIAFTVAYGLIQNHSRNVTQELLRLPLTSKSFVLSVVRFTHSIPPLYITLRVTYYIGFTGSIALTVFFMLIYWRDLKASDELAVRYLLAYVSCGLIYSIFHVYAPHYVYHIPGFYLDNTYLTRQEFVFPSLHNTVAMINLLTIWHHRDKIWAKFLILLNLMIPFATVLLGHHWVYDAVAGILLAFIIVKVTSGHTLKVPESIREMGVSHIQRVTVVGLLVGLSVLLLAIHTPKP
- a CDS encoding HAD family hydrolase — its product is MEAVVPNFGRISFKNVLFDLNGTLGEEGHLEGEVRRLIERLADKYTVVVLSADTFGTLEEEFKGLPVRIERVSSGTEKAMIAEGYKPYAAVGNGNNDVAMLEGAELAFCVIGPEGASIDALLASDVVVRDVKDAIGMLLDEKKLTATLRG
- a CDS encoding YigZ family protein — translated: MDYRTLKGIGTAELVIKKSVFIGYALPAKTEEEAKAFISKIKAHHSDATHNVSAYLINDGKNFAVRYDDDGEPKGSAGKPVLKVIQNKGLSNVVVVVTRYFGGIQLGYGGLIKAYSDAASLAIENAGIVEVYETERFQVALPYSLFHPVRETVENSGGRVVGEEYGELVTFTVETRKGEAEKLMELLTERTRGRVRLRSLFMSSFEGNL
- a CDS encoding ATP-binding protein yields the protein MEEECLWGEGHRKTVESLLRAVLRGNAAVLLGPRRVGKTSVVSVMAEKLRRKRGHHYVYFNFSRFLGSKAISISDIEPKRTSLKMITTSKSYTLSLRGLSVEVRKTSIEEFSRDFSRLVRVLSENARLGVLIFDEAQVLARLKNLDFRGLLQEITDSYPNISLVFTGSMPGMLVEYLNPSAERPNFMRSAEIFTLPRWSISEGKGYLMEGFRSYGISRVNELELSRAVEELGGVPGFVSHYGITVVNFVRDGKSPEEALPMALMESRRYALEEWRKDIEAFLNVYNSTVYMGILRVLAGAYPSALRGAEIYRRLQSIGLAPTRVQHVYKYLETLEKAGFVRSSEKRYWVEDPLLREAVKRFSTP